One part of the Schistosoma mansoni, WGS project CABG00000000 data, chromosome 1 unplaced supercontig 0153, strain Puerto Rico, whole genome shotgun sequence genome encodes these proteins:
- a CDS encoding tnf receptor-associated factor, putative — protein MALSVSLYGNGDARGKYMSVYACLFRGDHDSLLQWPFSHQLTFTLIDQNPEINARQPIVYTINPSITGDYNQFFGRPTNERNSCFGAPRFIKLELMEMSTYILNDEIYLKVTMNMDRIVSV, from the exons ATGGCTTTGTCTGTTTCATTATATGGAAATGGAGATGCACGAGGAAAGTATATGTCAGTATACGCTTGTCTTTTTCGTGGAGATCATGATTCGTTATTACAGTGGCCATTCTCGCATCag ttaacatttacaCTTATTGATCAAAATCCTGAGATCAATGCACGGCAACCAATTGTTTATACAATTAATCCTAGTATAACTGGTGATTATAATCAATTTTTTGGTAGACCAACAAATGAAAGAAATTCATGTTTTGGAGCACCACGTTTCATTAAATTAGAATTAATGGAAATGTCAACTTATATATTGAatgatgaaatttatttaaaagtgaCAATGAATATGGATCGAATAGTATCAGTTTAA